In the Candidatus Nitrosotenuis cloacae genome, TCATTTCTAAAATCATTTACTTCGTCGGCAGGCGGTCTCAAAATTGCACCTGATGGTGTTACGGTGGATATGTCTGGGAACATCATACTTGCAGATACTACCAACAACAGAATAGTCGTTCTTGACAAGGACGGCAACACAAAGACCGCATTTGGGACAACTGGTACTGGCAACATACAATTCAAGATGCCAAAGGACGTCGTATCCGAAGCTGATGGCGACTTGTTTGTAGTGGACTCTAGCAACCACCGAATTCAAAAATTCGGCCCAGGACAAACTCAAACAACTCAAACTCAAACAACTCAAAACACTGTTCAGGTAAAGCAAACTGGAACCGACTTGAAAAAGCCGATAATAGTGCCTCCAAAAGACATCTATGTTGAGGCTACGGGAGGGCTAACAGTAGTATCCATCGGACAGGCGGTGGCAAACGACGATTCTGGGATCCAGTCGCTTACAAACAACGCCCCACAACAATTCCCGCTTGGAATCACGACAGTAATTTGGACTGCCATAGATAACGCAGGAAATGTGGGAATTGCAACACAGACGGTAACTGTGGGTGATTCGACTCCACCTGTCATATCTGGCCTGTCTGACATTACGATGGAGGCAAACGGCGTACAGAATACCGTGGAACTCGGAAACCCGAAAGTAACGGACCAAGTTGGAGTAATGACTGTGGAAAATGACGCCCCGTCAACATTTGCACTAGGCGAGACCGTGGTTACTTGGACCGCAGTTGACGTGGCAAAGAACGTTGAGACGCTATCACAAAAAGTTACAATAATCGACACCAAGCCGCCAAAGATCAGGGCCCCAGCTGCAGTGACCGTAGAGGCTACAAGTATCGACAGCAACAGTGTGACACTGGGAGAGCCATCAGTTACCGATAATTCAGAAATATCATCTATTACCAACGATGCGCCCACATTGTTCCCAATTGGAGAAACTGTGGTGACATGGACTGCAGTGGACGTTGCAGGAAACGTTGCAGACACAACACAAAAAGTCATAGTGACTGACACAGCAGCTCCGTCAATTGCACAACCTGCCGAGATAATCGTGGAGGCAGTGTCTTCTAAAGAAAATCCAGTAGAACTATCTGCCCCAGCAGTAACTGACATTCAACGAACCACAATTACCAACGATGCGCCTCAATTCTTCCCATTAGGACGGACCACAGTAACGTGGCTTGTGACCGATTCATCTGGCAACAACTCTACTGCCACACAGTATGTGTCAATAGTTGACACTACGGCCCCTACCGTAATTCCGCCACCTGATGTTACGCAAGAAGCAACCGGGGCAGCAGGAAACACTGTAACACTCGGCGAGCCTACGGTGCAGGATGTCACTGAAATTTCATCCATATCAAACAACGCGCCACAAGACTATGCGTTTGGAACTACCACGGTGACTTGGACTGCAACTGACATGTATGGAAATTCTGCATCCGCAAATCAAACTGTTACAATAATCGATACGACGGCCCCGAAAATCACTGCACCTGCTGATGTGACAGTGGAAGCAACGAGCATGTCTGAGAATATTGCCGTTCTAGGAGAGCCAAAAACGTCGGATCTTGTTGCAGTAGTCTCCGTCACAAACGATGCTGCCGGATTCTTCCCTCTAGGACAGACCACAGTCACCTGGACTGCAACAGACTCTTCTGGCAATACATCCACTGCATCCCAGATTGTAGAAGTGGTGGACACAACTGCCCCAGCAATAACGGTTCCAGAGG is a window encoding:
- a CDS encoding HYR domain-containing protein, translating into MQLKLALLVAFIIFTTGSSLAFAAGEYSFVKSWGSQGLTKTGSFTYPQYAAVDDTGNVYVTDLGNTRVQKFSNDGTFLHAWGIKGTRPGEFHAPAGIAVGGNSVYVVDHELHAVKKFDTNGKFIKAWGSEGTDAGKLKLPNGIAVSKDNYVYVVDTGNSRVQKFDSEGQFVSIIGSSGTGDGQLLTPLGIAVDSDGSIYVGDYGNKRIQKFASNGSFLKSFTSSAGGLKIAPDGVTVDMSGNIILADTTNNRIVVLDKDGNTKTAFGTTGTGNIQFKMPKDVVSEADGDLFVVDSSNHRIQKFGPGQTQTTQTQTTQNTVQVKQTGTDLKKPIIVPPKDIYVEATGGLTVVSIGQAVANDDSGIQSLTNNAPQQFPLGITTVIWTAIDNAGNVGIATQTVTVGDSTPPVISGLSDITMEANGVQNTVELGNPKVTDQVGVMTVENDAPSTFALGETVVTWTAVDVAKNVETLSQKVTIIDTKPPKIRAPAAVTVEATSIDSNSVTLGEPSVTDNSEISSITNDAPTLFPIGETVVTWTAVDVAGNVADTTQKVIVTDTAAPSIAQPAEIIVEAVSSKENPVELSAPAVTDIQRTTITNDAPQFFPLGRTTVTWLVTDSSGNNSTATQYVSIVDTTAPTVIPPPDVTQEATGAAGNTVTLGEPTVQDVTEISSISNNAPQDYAFGTTTVTWTATDMYGNSASANQTVTIIDTTAPKITAPADVTVEATSMSENIAVLGEPKTSDLVAVVSVTNDAAGFFPLGQTTVTWTATDSSGNTSTASQIVEVVDTTAPAITVPEDLMVEATGPSENNVVIGTATATDAIGVDSITNDAPAAFNLGLTTVTWTATDSSGNVATAAQNITVVDTTSPVITPQADITVEATSAQDNLVTLIQPDVTDSVSQVAITSDAPDKFPLGETVITWTATDEAGNSATATQKVTVVDTTAPTITAPA